GAACGGGTAAAAAAAGCTCAAGTTGCCGAAGAAGTACAAAAAGAGGTGAAGGTAATTCGAGAGAAAAAGAAAGTTGAAAAAAAGAAAGCTATTTTCAAAGAAAAAAATAAACCCAGACCTATTTTTAAAGTAGGAGACCGTGTTCGTATGCAAGATGGCAAAGCAGTAGGTAGTATAGATTCCCTTGAGAAAGGAAAGGCAATTGTCAATTATGGTATTTTCACCACTAATGTAAGTGTTGACCAACTAGAATTGGTTGAAAAGAAGAAATAATACTACTTATTAAATAGTTACGCTAAATCGTATATGATTAATTTAAATTGCAAACTATTACATCTTACTAATTTGGTTTGATTTATAACACATTGATTCCTATCAGTATGGTTGAGCAATATTTTGAAGTAGTAAATGAACATTAATTTAATTTTACTTTGTGAATTCAAATAAAAAAATCATTCTTTTTGATGGCGTTTGCAACCTTTGCAACAGAAGTGTTCAATTCGCCATTAAGCGAGATAAACAAGATATATTCAGATATGCCGCTTTACAAAGTGAAACTGGAAAAAAAATGCTATTGGAAAGAAATATTGACCCTATGGATATTGATAGCATTATTCTAATTGTTCCCAACATTGCTTATTATACAAAGTCAACTGCAGCGTTAGAAATTGGTAAAAATCTAAAAGGTATGAGAACAATATCTTCCATTTTACTATGGCTACCGGAATCGTTTAGAGATATCGTATACGATTTTATTGCCCGTAACAGGTATAAATGGTATGGTAAAAAGGAGTCTTGTATGGTTCCGACAACCGAATTAAAAGGTAAATTTCTTAGCTAGCATAATAAATACAACCCTATTGATAGTACCGAACTAATACTTCTTGCAATAGTTAACTACTATATTCCATTATTAATTGCCACTTTACCGAGCCAGTTTAAAGCCGTTTACCTTACTTCGCAGATTTTTTATAATTATCATCCCAGTTTTTGACTTTAGGCTCATTTAATTTTCCAATAGATTTAGCGACCATCATAGAAACCGTTGCATCACCGGATACATTTATAACAGTTCTACACATATCAAGCGGTCTATCTACAGCAAAAATCAAGGCTAAACCCGCTTCCGGTATTCCAGCCTGGGCTAGTACAATCACTAACATTACCATACCAGCACCTGGCACTGCTGCACTACCAATTGAGGCTAGCGTAGCGGTAACAATTATTCCCAATTGTGCGGATAAACTCAAATCCATTCCAAACGCTTGTGCAATAAAAACCGCAGCAATCGCTTGGTAAAGACTGGTGCCATCCATATTAATAGTTGCCCCAATTGGCAGTACAAAACTTGTTACTTCCTCATCTACTCCTAAATGCTCTTCTACCCTTTCCATGGTA
The genomic region above belongs to Maribacter hydrothermalis and contains:
- a CDS encoding thiol-disulfide oxidoreductase DCC family protein gives rise to the protein MNSNKKIILFDGVCNLCNRSVQFAIKRDKQDIFRYAALQSETGKKMLLERNIDPMDIDSIILIVPNIAYYTKSTAALEIGKNLKGMRTISSILLWLPESFRDIVYDFIARNRYKWYGKKESCMVPTTELKGKFLS